From the genome of Burkholderia cepacia ATCC 25416:
CGAGAACGATGATCCGGTGATCTTCCTCGAGCCGAAGCGGCTGTACAACGGGCCGTTCGACGGCCATCACGACCGGCCCGTCACGTCGTGGCTCAAGCATCCGTCGAGCGCGGTGCCCGAGGGCTACTACACGGTGCCGCTCGATACGGCCGCCGTGGTGCGTCCCGGCAACGACGTGACGGTGCTGACCTACGGCACGACGGTGCACGTGTCGCTCGCCGCGGCCGAGGAGACGGGCATCGATGCGGAGGTGATCGACCTGCGCACGCTGTGGCCGCTTGACCTCGACACGGTCGTCGCGTCGGTGCGCAAGACCGGGCGCTGTGTCGTGGTGCACGAGGCGACGCGCACCTGCGGTTACGGGGCGGAACTGGTGTCGCTGGTCCAGGAACATTGCTTCTACCACCTCGAGGCGCCGGTCGAGCGCACGACGGGCTGGGACACGCCGTATCCGCATGCGCAGGAGTGGGCGTACTTTCCGGGCCCGGCCCGGGTCGGTGAAGCGTTGCGACGCGTGATGGAGGCGTGAGATGGGGATTCATGTCATCAAGATGCCGGATATCGGCGAAGGGATTGCCGAGGTCGAACTGGTGGCCTGGCACGTGGAAGTCGGGCAGACGATCAAGGAAGATCAGCCGCTCGCCGATGTGATGACCGACAAGGCGGCGGTCGAGATTCCGTCGCCGGTGACGGGCAAGGTGATCGAGCTCGGCGGCCGGATCGGCGAGATGATGGCGGTCGGCAGCGAGCTGATCCGCCTCGAGGTCGAAGGTGCCGGCAACCTGAAGGCCGGCGCACCGGTGCGGGAATCAAAGGTAGAAACCGCACCGGCCGCGGCCGTGCCGTCGACGGCGGTGGCCGACGCGCCGGCAGAGTCGCCCGCCAGGCCGGCGACGAAGCACGCGCCTGCGGAGCCGCGTCACGCGAAGCAGGCCGAACGCAAGGAGCACGTGGAGCCGCCGCGCGCGGCACTCGCGCCGGGTGAACGGCCGCTCGCGTCGCCGGCCGTGCGCCAGCGCGCATGGGACATGGGCATCGAGCTGCGTTATGTGCGCGGCACGGGGGAAGCCGGACGGATCCTGCACGCGGATCTCGATGCGTATGCGGGCAGCGGCGGCGGTGCGGCGCGCGGCGCCCGCGGATCGCGGGCGCACGGCTACGACGAACGCAACGATGAAACCGAGGTGCCGGTCATCGGCTTGCGGCGTGCGATCGCGCGCAAGATGCAGGAAGCGAAGCGCCGCATTCCGCACTTCAGCTACGTCGAGGAGATCGACGTCACCGAGCTCGAATCGTTGCGTACGGATTTGAACCGCCGCTACGGCGACACGCGCGGCAAGCTCACGCCGCTGCCGCTGCTGATCCGCGCGATGGTGATCGCGTTGCGCGACTTTCCGCAGATCAACGCGCGTTTCGACGACGAAGCGGGGGTCGTCACGCGCTATGGCGCGGTGCACATGGGCGTCGCGACGCAGACGGACAGCGGCCTCACGGTGCCGGTGCTGCGTCACGCGGAAGC
Proteins encoded in this window:
- a CDS encoding dihydrolipoamide acetyltransferase family protein, coding for MGIHVIKMPDIGEGIAEVELVAWHVEVGQTIKEDQPLADVMTDKAAVEIPSPVTGKVIELGGRIGEMMAVGSELIRLEVEGAGNLKAGAPVRESKVETAPAAAVPSTAVADAPAESPARPATKHAPAEPRHAKQAERKEHVEPPRAALAPGERPLASPAVRQRAWDMGIELRYVRGTGEAGRILHADLDAYAGSGGGAARGARGSRAHGYDERNDETEVPVIGLRRAIARKMQEAKRRIPHFSYVEEIDVTELESLRTDLNRRYGDTRGKLTPLPLLIRAMVIALRDFPQINARFDDEAGVVTRYGAVHMGVATQTDSGLTVPVLRHAEAKDVWSISAEIARLADAVRTNRAQRDELSGSTITISSLGALGGIVSTPVINHPEVGIVGVNRIVERPMIRDGAVVARKMMNLSSSFDHRVVDGADAAEFIQAVRAVLERPALLFVE
- a CDS encoding alpha-ketoacid dehydrogenase subunit beta, translated to MAQHETGTATQPMTMIQALRSAMDVMLGRDSDVVVFGQDVGYFGGVFRCTEGLQNKYGKSRVFDAPISESGIVGAAVGMGAYGLRPVCEIQFADYFYPASDQIVSEGARLRYRSAGQFTAPMTIRMPCGGGIYGGQTHSQSPEAMFTQVCGLRTVMPSNPYDAKGLLIASIENDDPVIFLEPKRLYNGPFDGHHDRPVTSWLKHPSSAVPEGYYTVPLDTAAVVRPGNDVTVLTYGTTVHVSLAAAEETGIDAEVIDLRTLWPLDLDTVVASVRKTGRCVVVHEATRTCGYGAELVSLVQEHCFYHLEAPVERTTGWDTPYPHAQEWAYFPGPARVGEALRRVMEA